In one window of Coraliomargarita sinensis DNA:
- a CDS encoding D-glycero-alpha-D-manno-heptose-1,7-bisphosphate 7-phosphatase, giving the protein MSPKTAVFADRDGTLIEHVDYIDHPDKLKLLPGVKARVHQLIDKKIPFFILTNQSGVGRGYFPIETVHACQKKLFELLEIAPGQIAGWCIAPELPDTEGGYRKPSPRFIEEACQHLGTTPKQCHMIGDTLVDLETAWNSGAQAWAVSNGKPELPKRANAGEITGDFTLCENFPTCVDRILTA; this is encoded by the coding sequence TTGTCCCCCAAAACTGCAGTCTTCGCCGACCGCGACGGTACATTGATCGAACACGTCGACTACATCGACCATCCGGACAAGCTCAAGCTGCTGCCCGGAGTCAAAGCCCGCGTCCACCAACTTATAGACAAGAAGATCCCTTTCTTCATCCTGACAAATCAATCCGGAGTCGGCCGCGGTTACTTTCCCATAGAAACGGTGCACGCCTGCCAAAAAAAGCTCTTTGAACTCCTCGAAATCGCTCCCGGGCAGATCGCCGGCTGGTGCATCGCGCCGGAGCTCCCGGACACCGAAGGCGGCTACCGTAAACCCTCGCCACGATTCATCGAGGAAGCCTGTCAGCACCTGGGCACCACTCCAAAGCAATGCCACATGATCGGCGATACCCTGGTCGATCTCGAAACCGCATGGAACTCGGGAGCCCAAGCTTGGGCCGTCAGCAATGGCAAACCAGAGTTGCCCAAGCGGGCAAACGCTGGCGAAATCACAGGTGATTTCACATTGTGCGAGAATTTCCCAACATGCGTCGACAGGATCTTGACGGCTTGA
- a CDS encoding lipopolysaccharide kinase InaA family protein gives MPDGSPRKPDHASSPTPPTKPRFVNLVSPGRLDMEFFCEVAKGLLSFSLFGQTENRTAQGRTIDETFAAFSLAVPQDTDASREALERIRELGVRAVRIDCSEETSADALIPLLEGLQAAGVAVLLHLVQPLSQAGEMPEDSAVQAWKQFVERALNVFSAYVEAVEIGTTINRAKWSGYSLAGFLAAWETAYPLVKGYGLTVVGPNVTDFEPQYNAGALGMLKRRGILPDIHSNNMFAERTIEPEALDRKILGETFKRLHGYDLIKKLGMVAWIGRRYGVERHWSTCAFWTLPRIERILANAEDQKADYLVRYYILCVSQGSFERFYWGPLVSRREGLLDDGTGLPEDRSVRDVVSYYRELPGQADQWRRRPSFSAFKTLYARLSGARYLKRLRGGEGLEIHAFEKGSEQFHVVWTKNGALAPSAGIYGAEDLAALSSVSTRDGQRLDELPDYFSESPLYLFWPLSRDIVVKPEAAVLPKMIAARPDPGSRYFAYRSGEWRGTVCARSREQADRLIERFKPDSIGSPVKESTLRQARNVIWSVENPLDPAQALVVKKPVRVAWHKRILDRRKPSKSLRSWNGTSELQRRGIETPKVVAYFEHEDPARVLDNWFICEHAGTHLSARRFFAAYARGEDTVEGFTFEAFARQLIAFIRSVHKRGVYFRDLSGGNVLVRVEKGGKLVFSLIDTARARFSGRRFTRSQRVADLKRLVFKLNPHQQSFCMKTYLEEEGVRFTFRYRLSFKLYAIKASLKRLKRKARKRLCL, from the coding sequence ATGCCTGATGGCTCACCGCGCAAACCGGACCACGCGTCCAGTCCAACACCTCCGACGAAACCACGCTTTGTCAATCTGGTTTCGCCGGGGCGCCTGGATATGGAGTTTTTCTGCGAAGTGGCCAAAGGGCTGCTGAGTTTTAGCCTTTTCGGTCAAACAGAGAATCGGACCGCGCAGGGGCGTACAATAGATGAGACATTCGCAGCTTTCAGTTTGGCCGTGCCCCAGGATACCGATGCGTCCCGTGAGGCGCTGGAACGGATTCGGGAGTTGGGCGTCAGGGCCGTGCGGATTGATTGCTCTGAGGAGACGAGTGCGGATGCCCTGATTCCCTTGTTGGAGGGGCTTCAGGCTGCCGGGGTCGCCGTGCTCCTTCATTTGGTTCAGCCCTTAAGCCAGGCAGGGGAAATGCCGGAGGATTCGGCAGTTCAGGCATGGAAGCAGTTCGTTGAACGCGCCTTGAATGTTTTTTCCGCTTACGTCGAAGCTGTGGAAATCGGCACGACCATCAACCGTGCCAAATGGTCGGGCTATTCTCTGGCGGGTTTCCTGGCCGCTTGGGAAACGGCTTACCCATTAGTCAAAGGATATGGATTGACGGTTGTGGGGCCGAATGTGACGGATTTTGAGCCACAATACAACGCGGGTGCGCTCGGTATGCTCAAGCGGCGGGGTATATTGCCGGATATTCATTCCAACAACATGTTTGCCGAGCGGACGATTGAGCCTGAGGCATTGGATCGTAAGATTTTGGGCGAAACCTTCAAGCGTCTCCATGGCTACGATTTGATCAAAAAATTAGGCATGGTGGCCTGGATCGGCCGCCGTTATGGCGTCGAGCGGCATTGGTCGACCTGCGCCTTCTGGACCCTGCCACGCATTGAGCGCATTCTCGCCAATGCGGAAGACCAGAAGGCGGACTATCTGGTCCGTTATTACATCCTTTGTGTTTCGCAAGGCAGCTTCGAGCGCTTTTACTGGGGGCCACTGGTGAGTCGTAGAGAGGGTTTACTGGACGATGGCACCGGTCTGCCGGAGGACCGCAGTGTTCGTGATGTGGTCTCCTATTATCGCGAGCTTCCCGGGCAGGCAGACCAATGGCGCCGCCGACCTTCCTTCAGTGCATTCAAGACGCTTTATGCGCGCCTTTCCGGAGCCCGCTACCTGAAGCGCCTTCGCGGCGGAGAGGGGCTCGAAATCCATGCCTTCGAAAAAGGTTCGGAGCAGTTCCATGTGGTTTGGACAAAGAATGGTGCCTTGGCGCCGAGCGCCGGTATCTATGGGGCAGAGGATCTGGCGGCGCTCAGCTCGGTAAGCACCCGGGATGGTCAGCGGCTCGACGAGCTGCCCGATTATTTCTCCGAAAGCCCCCTGTATCTTTTCTGGCCGCTCTCTCGCGATATCGTGGTGAAGCCTGAAGCCGCAGTCCTTCCAAAAATGATTGCCGCACGGCCCGATCCGGGATCTCGCTATTTTGCCTACCGGAGCGGGGAGTGGCGCGGCACGGTCTGTGCCCGGTCCCGGGAGCAGGCCGATCGACTGATCGAACGCTTCAAGCCGGATTCGATTGGCAGTCCCGTAAAAGAGTCAACCCTGCGCCAGGCGCGCAACGTGATCTGGTCGGTTGAGAACCCGCTCGACCCGGCCCAGGCGCTGGTTGTCAAAAAACCCGTTCGCGTCGCCTGGCATAAACGAATTCTTGATCGCAGGAAGCCGTCCAAATCGCTGCGCAGCTGGAATGGTACGAGCGAGTTGCAACGCCGTGGGATTGAGACGCCGAAAGTGGTGGCTTACTTTGAGCATGAAGACCCTGCCAGAGTGCTGGATAACTGGTTTATCTGCGAGCATGCCGGCACACATCTAAGTGCTCGTCGTTTTTTTGCCGCATATGCACGGGGGGAGGATACCGTCGAAGGATTTACCTTCGAAGCTTTTGCCCGGCAGTTGATCGCGTTCATCCGCAGTGTACACAAACGAGGTGTATACTTTCGTGATCTTTCAGGGGGCAATGTACTCGTGAGAGTCGAAAAGGGCGGCAAATTGGTCTTTTCATTGATCGATACAGCGCGCGCAAGGTTCTCCGGAAGACGTTTTACACGGAGTCAGCGTGTTGCCGATTTAAAGCGCTTGGTCTTCAAGTTGAATCCCCATCAACAAAGTTTTTGCATGAAGACCTATCTCGAAGAGGAAGGTGTCCGCTTTACCTTTAGGTATAGGCTCAGCTTTAAACTCTACGCAATTAAGGCCTCTCTGAAGCGTTTAAAACGCAAGGCGCGTAAACGATTGTGCTTGTAA
- the rfaP gene encoding lipopolysaccharide core heptose(I) kinase RfaP has product MYLDLDPQLQNALEQERDVFEWFLQPRGQTHREVKHRLTYEVNLGDLHIFVKRHLGCGWKEVIKEWYRFRKPVVSARNEWEGASILNKAGLRVPKVLGKGERGRYPHAVESFVALEALENCENLEHFKKGWLGFEGTRWVELKQYLVGEIARITRTMHRCGINHRDLYINHFLVNHSIILDWNPGRTLPLYLIDLHRVQKRKEVPARWLQKDLSALLFSALDVGLTSADCVRFLKEYLGADWKKEFWEKKRLWTKIVRRAIRLYNGFHRKPPTLPKLLRTN; this is encoded by the coding sequence ATGTATCTCGATTTAGACCCACAGTTACAGAACGCCCTTGAGCAAGAGAGGGATGTATTCGAGTGGTTCTTGCAACCCAGGGGACAAACGCATCGTGAGGTTAAACACAGACTAACCTACGAAGTTAATCTCGGGGACTTGCACATTTTTGTAAAGCGACACCTCGGATGTGGTTGGAAGGAAGTCATTAAAGAGTGGTATCGTTTTAGAAAGCCAGTCGTCAGCGCCCGTAATGAATGGGAAGGCGCCAGCATCCTCAATAAGGCGGGCCTGCGCGTGCCGAAAGTCTTGGGCAAGGGAGAGCGTGGCAGATATCCTCATGCAGTCGAATCATTCGTCGCCTTGGAAGCCTTGGAGAATTGTGAAAATCTGGAACATTTCAAAAAGGGCTGGCTCGGATTTGAGGGCACGCGATGGGTCGAATTGAAGCAATACTTGGTCGGGGAAATTGCCCGCATCACCCGGACGATGCACCGGTGTGGCATCAACCACCGCGACTTATACATCAATCACTTTCTGGTTAATCACAGCATCATACTCGACTGGAATCCAGGTCGCACTCTTCCACTCTACCTTATTGATCTTCACCGCGTACAGAAACGGAAAGAGGTGCCTGCGAGGTGGCTGCAGAAAGATCTCAGCGCGTTACTATTTTCCGCGCTGGATGTGGGGTTAACTTCGGCCGACTGTGTCCGATTCCTGAAGGAATACCTGGGTGCGGACTGGAAAAAGGAATTTTGGGAAAAGAAGAGGCTATGGACGAAAATTGTCCGGCGAGCCATCCGCCTCTACAACGGTTTCCACCGAAAACCACCGACACTACCCAAACTTCTCCGAACGAATTGA
- a CDS encoding alpha/beta hydrolase, translating to MPPSSNLTADLKNSSSPVFEQPVSDSKKLYILFGGIKSGVGLVPFEFCRASNILNENKIFVRDFSQSWYHCGLKGISKDILGTRDFLRQRITHYRPEETILVGNSMGGFASILFASLLSNCRAIAISPQTYISSSKRKAHQDFRWKSALRKTKLKSLFRKKYYDLADISSEQTDWSVDLIVSAHSPRDFTHASNIQHLPQVRIHPFDFASHRLVKEIRNAGLLGDILNGHIPNPNHKGIIEIPHN from the coding sequence ATGCCACCTTCATCTAATCTTACCGCTGATCTAAAGAACAGTTCGTCGCCGGTCTTTGAACAACCCGTAAGTGATTCAAAGAAGCTCTACATTCTATTTGGCGGTATTAAATCAGGCGTCGGCCTGGTCCCTTTTGAATTCTGTAGAGCCTCCAACATCCTCAACGAAAATAAGATTTTTGTGCGCGATTTTAGCCAGTCATGGTATCATTGTGGTTTAAAAGGCATATCCAAAGATATCCTTGGTACCCGCGACTTCTTGCGACAACGCATCACCCACTATCGTCCAGAAGAAACAATCCTGGTAGGCAATTCTATGGGTGGATTTGCTTCCATATTATTTGCCTCGCTGCTTTCAAACTGCCGGGCAATCGCCATTTCTCCACAAACCTACATCAGCTCAAGTAAGCGAAAAGCACACCAAGACTTCAGGTGGAAATCCGCCCTGCGCAAAACCAAATTAAAAAGCCTTTTCCGCAAGAAGTATTACGATTTAGCCGATATATCCAGCGAGCAAACCGACTGGAGCGTCGACTTGATTGTATCCGCCCACAGCCCACGGGACTTCACTCATGCGTCGAATATCCAACACCTGCCACAGGTAAGAATTCACCCTTTTGATTTCGCAAGCCATCGGCTTGTCAAAGAAATCCGCAATGCAGGCCTCCTGGGAGATATCCTCAATGGTCACATTCCCAATCCCAACCACAAAGGCATTATCGAGATTCCGCATAATTGA
- a CDS encoding glycosyltransferase family 4 protein, translating into MQIAFALYDYYRFGGLQEDCLATAKKTAARGHEVHIFCRTWKGEIPDEMTVHELGRRGWSNTGRNKIFFSDLKKAVQALNPDGLVAFNRIPGADIYFAADPCYLKRVEDRSIFYRLSFRHRHYAELEKAIFKSKDPPLTLVLTAREIEHFIHYYGCDQEQFIELPPGIERQQFVKSIQADNRCSLRKELNTPEDSVVALFVGSGFRVKGLDRALRAIRANQQEALRLEFWCVGNGKASEYRSLAKSTGHTIRFLGGRADVDRFYDAADFLLHPAYSESAGKVLLEALTHGLPVLTTDTCGYAPHIEQAKAGKVIGSPFSQKALNSAVREFVRNTAQRADMQQNALAYAAHEDLYSCHETAAKIIEAKLKRKQPRSE; encoded by the coding sequence ATGCAGATTGCCTTCGCACTTTATGACTATTACCGTTTTGGCGGGCTACAGGAGGATTGTCTGGCGACTGCAAAAAAAACCGCCGCGCGCGGGCACGAGGTACATATCTTTTGTCGAACCTGGAAGGGTGAAATACCAGACGAAATGACGGTCCACGAACTGGGAAGGCGCGGTTGGAGTAACACGGGGCGAAACAAAATCTTTTTCAGCGACCTCAAAAAGGCCGTCCAAGCCTTGAATCCGGATGGCCTCGTGGCCTTTAACCGTATTCCCGGGGCAGATATCTACTTTGCCGCTGACCCTTGCTACTTAAAACGTGTTGAAGACAGGTCGATATTTTACCGTCTAAGCTTTCGCCACCGCCACTACGCTGAGCTGGAAAAGGCCATCTTCAAAAGCAAGGACCCACCACTAACCCTGGTGCTGACTGCGCGGGAAATAGAACATTTCATTCATTACTATGGTTGCGACCAAGAGCAATTTATAGAGCTCCCACCGGGAATCGAACGGCAACAATTTGTTAAATCGATACAAGCGGACAACCGATGCTCCTTGAGGAAGGAACTCAACACTCCCGAAGACTCGGTGGTGGCACTCTTCGTCGGTTCGGGATTTCGGGTTAAAGGTCTGGACAGGGCGCTTCGGGCAATTCGCGCGAATCAGCAGGAGGCACTCCGCCTCGAGTTCTGGTGCGTGGGAAACGGAAAAGCATCCGAATATCGATCTCTGGCAAAATCAACCGGGCACACGATCCGTTTCCTGGGAGGCCGGGCTGATGTCGACCGCTTCTATGACGCCGCCGATTTTCTTCTCCACCCCGCGTACAGCGAATCCGCAGGTAAGGTTTTACTCGAAGCATTAACACATGGACTCCCGGTCCTGACGACGGACACTTGTGGCTACGCGCCACACATCGAACAGGCAAAAGCCGGCAAAGTGATCGGCAGTCCGTTCTCACAAAAGGCGCTGAACTCTGCAGTGCGCGAGTTTGTCCGTAATACAGCACAGAGAGCTGATATGCAACAGAATGCGCTGGCGTATGCTGCTCACGAAGATTTGTATAGCTGCCATGAAACAGCCGCTAAAATAATCGAGGCTAAACTTAAGCGAAAACAACCACGCTCTGAATAG
- a CDS encoding glycosyltransferase family 2 protein translates to MHQNDYKLTVIISTYSDRELVSKKLDEITGQSAFDSCEFIFIDACSPEHEHELLQPFCSKHLNCRIIRSDERISLYQAWNIGWKEARAPYVCVSNMDDMMHPKLLETVIREVGMGSWDVLSVLIARQERDSNWNSWDQKRLSRLDLNTRPGAYFAWRKDLNSVLGMFDENLVLIGDKDFWARIRDHRLRIRLIPKLLYLYTKHEQQLSKKEEFRHLKASERKLCSQKPYPHEWPRRFQWKARLCRSLPFKYIYEPA, encoded by the coding sequence ATGCATCAGAATGATTACAAGCTTACAGTTATCATTAGTACATATTCTGATCGAGAGCTGGTTTCTAAAAAGCTGGATGAAATTACCGGTCAGAGTGCGTTCGATTCCTGTGAGTTTATCTTTATCGACGCCTGTTCGCCTGAACATGAACATGAGCTTCTGCAGCCATTCTGTTCAAAGCACCTGAACTGTCGAATCATCAGGTCCGATGAAAGAATCAGCCTTTACCAAGCCTGGAATATCGGTTGGAAGGAGGCGAGGGCGCCTTATGTCTGTGTCTCGAATATGGATGACATGATGCATCCCAAATTGTTGGAGACGGTCATCCGCGAAGTTGGCATGGGTTCATGGGATGTTCTCTCTGTTTTGATTGCCCGCCAGGAAAGGGATAGCAATTGGAACTCCTGGGATCAAAAGCGCCTGAGCAGGCTGGATTTAAATACTCGGCCTGGCGCATATTTTGCCTGGCGCAAAGACTTGAATTCCGTCCTGGGAATGTTTGACGAGAATTTGGTTCTTATCGGGGATAAGGATTTTTGGGCTCGTATTCGTGATCATCGGCTGCGTATCCGGCTTATTCCCAAGTTGCTGTATCTTTACACAAAACATGAGCAGCAGTTATCCAAGAAGGAGGAGTTTCGCCATCTCAAAGCCAGCGAGCGCAAATTGTGCTCGCAGAAGCCATACCCCCATGAATGGCCCCGGCGATTTCAGTGGAAAGCCCGTCTCTGTCGAAGTTTGCCCTTCAAATACATCTATGAGCCGGCATGA
- a CDS encoding acyltransferase gives MKALKNFLNGLRGKPKTKSWSGSRNQVHINDSARLTFPERIQIGSWVRIGKCCYLNGQGGINISDGTVFAPEVVVLSSTHRYQQDKYLPYDEFDEFRPVSIGKGVWIGYRAMVAPGVTIGDGAIVAMGAVVTRDVPAGAIVGGNPAKIIKQRDEQEIVRLAENESYYMKAVLEDGLKRNKDAPAANKDER, from the coding sequence ATGAAGGCATTGAAAAATTTCTTAAATGGCCTTCGGGGCAAACCGAAAACCAAAAGCTGGAGTGGCTCCCGCAATCAAGTGCATATAAATGACAGCGCACGACTAACTTTTCCGGAAAGAATCCAAATCGGCTCGTGGGTTCGAATCGGAAAATGCTGCTATTTAAACGGTCAGGGCGGAATTAATATTAGCGACGGCACCGTTTTTGCACCGGAAGTCGTCGTGCTGAGCAGCACACATCGGTACCAACAGGACAAATATCTTCCCTACGACGAATTTGACGAGTTCCGCCCCGTTTCCATCGGCAAAGGGGTATGGATCGGTTATCGAGCCATGGTTGCCCCGGGGGTTACGATCGGCGATGGTGCGATTGTGGCAATGGGAGCTGTCGTAACCCGCGATGTACCTGCAGGCGCGATTGTCGGGGGCAATCCGGCAAAAATCATCAAGCAGCGTGATGAGCAAGAGATCGTTCGTCTGGCAGAAAACGAAAGTTATTATATGAAAGCCGTTTTGGAGGACGGTCTTAAACGTAATAAAGATGCGCCTGCTGCAAACAAAGATGAACGATGA
- a CDS encoding sulfotransferase family protein: protein MDLNAHQNATPARQKRLHIVGCPRSGTTLMMELMAACIENDGRCEHEMSIFQPLDEGAELFFSKKPTDIRYIRRIFLRDPDLYLIALTRDPRSVISSIHKSISDRYFVDFDEWAECQKAADALKGHDRFLLIKYEELTQDPNGIQQRILSQFPFLKSIHPFTEYTNVATPSEKSVNALNGVRAISTSRHDGWKMHLPRIKSQLVKYPELASELIRLGYEKDDSWMNELNDMPIEKFSSRHNEYYLKFKRLETSVRKFIQSQRYLKSRNLR from the coding sequence ATGGATCTCAATGCACATCAAAACGCCACTCCGGCACGCCAAAAGCGCTTACACATCGTAGGCTGCCCGCGTAGCGGCACCACCTTGATGATGGAACTGATGGCGGCATGCATCGAGAATGACGGTCGCTGCGAACACGAAATGAGCATCTTCCAGCCATTGGACGAAGGCGCAGAACTTTTTTTTAGTAAAAAGCCAACCGACATTCGATACATCAGGCGAATCTTTCTCCGTGACCCCGATCTGTATCTAATCGCCTTAACCCGCGACCCCAGGTCCGTCATTAGCAGTATTCATAAGTCAATATCGGATAGATACTTCGTCGACTTTGACGAATGGGCAGAGTGCCAAAAAGCCGCTGATGCCCTGAAGGGGCATGACCGCTTTCTACTAATTAAGTACGAAGAGCTCACTCAAGACCCCAATGGCATACAGCAAAGGATATTATCCCAATTTCCGTTCCTCAAAAGTATACATCCATTTACCGAATACACTAATGTCGCCACACCATCCGAGAAGTCGGTGAACGCGCTCAACGGCGTTCGTGCAATCAGTACATCCCGTCACGACGGCTGGAAAATGCATTTGCCGCGAATAAAATCGCAGCTGGTTAAATATCCGGAGCTCGCCTCAGAACTAATCCGGTTGGGCTATGAGAAGGATGACAGTTGGATGAACGAGTTAAACGATATGCCGATCGAAAAGTTTTCCAGCCGGCACAATGAGTACTACCTGAAGTTCAAGCGCCTGGAAACCAGCGTCCGGAAGTTCATCCAATCTCAGCGTTACCTGAAGTCACGCAACCTGCGTTGA
- a CDS encoding glycosyltransferase family 2 protein codes for MLDISVIIPTRNSMGHLKAHLNALLPWLSEVKQVVVVDSESTDGTVEYFHEHLSHPNLVFIEHPPGLYESWNAAIQRVEANYLHFATVGDVMPFESLVELYQIAVNEDADVVLSPPEIVMPDGQRNFAGWPIHRYCEALSSNEPYVLPSVERFIWNVHALPGTLIGSSSSNLYRTSVLKSEPFPCEYGHAGDSAWAIARPHTERWVVAPAVESIFIKHASSGRQRWGSVLSRPKLYQLAVDAFRTLSRSTKADEPGYSLLGELHLLLEMYVQKGQLVEEWNSVREGAIPWFLQPRAIGLRRKRKQLDLKLRCLADDLCARVVGSEK; via the coding sequence ATGTTGGATATTAGTGTCATCATACCGACCCGTAATTCAATGGGGCATTTGAAGGCTCATTTGAATGCCCTGTTGCCATGGTTGTCCGAAGTGAAGCAGGTGGTCGTTGTGGATAGTGAGTCGACCGATGGAACTGTAGAATATTTTCACGAGCATCTCTCTCACCCGAATCTGGTTTTTATCGAACATCCTCCAGGTCTCTATGAGTCCTGGAATGCTGCGATTCAACGGGTCGAGGCCAACTATCTCCACTTTGCTACAGTTGGCGACGTGATGCCTTTTGAGTCCCTGGTCGAGCTGTATCAGATTGCCGTCAATGAAGATGCCGATGTCGTTCTTTCTCCTCCTGAGATAGTTATGCCCGACGGGCAGAGGAATTTCGCGGGCTGGCCTATCCACCGCTATTGTGAGGCGCTCAGTTCAAATGAGCCTTATGTGTTACCTTCTGTCGAACGGTTTATTTGGAATGTACATGCTTTGCCGGGAACTTTGATTGGAAGTTCGTCAAGCAACCTGTATCGCACTTCCGTTTTGAAGTCTGAACCATTCCCGTGTGAATACGGGCACGCCGGCGATTCAGCCTGGGCGATTGCCAGACCACATACTGAACGCTGGGTCGTTGCCCCTGCTGTGGAATCTATTTTTATCAAGCATGCATCTTCCGGTCGCCAGAGATGGGGGTCAGTTCTGTCACGGCCCAAGTTGTATCAATTGGCGGTCGACGCATTTCGAACGTTGTCCCGTAGTACGAAGGCAGATGAACCCGGGTATTCTTTATTGGGAGAATTGCATTTGCTTTTGGAGATGTACGTTCAGAAGGGGCAGTTGGTGGAAGAATGGAATTCCGTAAGAGAGGGGGCGATTCCATGGTTCCTACAACCGCGTGCGATCGGATTGCGGAGGAAACGAAAACAGTTGGATCTAAAATTAAGGTGCTTGGCAGACGATTTATGTGCTCGTGTGGTTGGTTCTGAGAAGTAG
- a CDS encoding exostosin domain-containing protein: MKLQDFQCSGGIPVQEQILTVDNPEFGSEYFRLDVSNPVKWRAPTRTLKRNIHRLRLNMRDRSLSLEGLKEGRPIYLCNSDGRIESAHKIQLPAARLKAAIQRHVIVLGKSDVEINDALLEPYQGSRVKLYGNNLNTNDELAGYFPMGRDFRGQKSHGLAPQPQKANLVYCNFSLDTHPVRSDVWAAVRSKPFVHSEHMGEYRKYALSHEAFYGQLRASKFCISPRGNAIETFRMWDSMYVGTIPIVVREAKLHDELNDLPILFLEDYKEFADLNEAVLEQKYKEFSSRNWNYEKLKIGYWRARINESARELATRYTDN, translated from the coding sequence ATGAAGTTGCAGGATTTCCAGTGTAGTGGGGGCATCCCGGTTCAAGAGCAAATTTTGACTGTGGATAACCCGGAATTCGGTTCTGAATATTTCCGGTTGGATGTTTCAAATCCGGTGAAATGGAGGGCCCCAACCCGGACGCTAAAGAGAAATATCCACCGATTACGTTTAAATATGCGTGACCGGAGCTTATCCCTGGAGGGTCTGAAGGAGGGAAGGCCGATCTACCTCTGCAATTCGGATGGCCGAATTGAATCAGCCCATAAGATTCAACTGCCAGCCGCTCGTTTGAAGGCTGCGATCCAAAGGCATGTCATTGTACTCGGGAAGAGTGATGTTGAAATTAATGATGCGTTGCTGGAGCCATATCAGGGCAGTCGGGTGAAGCTCTATGGAAATAATTTGAATACGAATGACGAGTTGGCGGGGTATTTCCCGATGGGGCGGGATTTTAGAGGACAAAAATCTCACGGGTTGGCTCCGCAACCGCAAAAAGCAAATCTAGTCTACTGCAACTTCTCTTTGGATACGCATCCGGTCCGGAGCGATGTCTGGGCGGCAGTTCGAAGCAAGCCTTTTGTTCACTCCGAGCATATGGGGGAGTATCGGAAATATGCACTGTCGCACGAAGCTTTTTATGGCCAACTCAGAGCGTCGAAGTTTTGTATCTCTCCGCGTGGCAACGCAATTGAAACCTTCCGAATGTGGGATTCGATGTACGTGGGTACGATCCCGATTGTCGTACGCGAGGCAAAGTTGCATGATGAGTTAAATGATCTGCCTATTCTGTTTCTCGAAGATTATAAGGAATTCGCTGATCTGAACGAAGCTGTGCTGGAGCAGAAATACAAGGAATTCTCCAGTAGAAACTGGAACTACGAGAAACTGAAGATCGGTTATTGGCGCGCACGGATAAATGAATCAGCGCGGGAACTGGCTACCCGGTATACTGATAATTGA
- a CDS encoding sulfotransferase family 2 domain-containing protein, with the protein MKTVKTAGTSTESYFERFCMHEGEWEPLRERDSYESDAGIIGFRGHLGGRKIKWYNHMPAAEVKQHVGDEIWNSYYKFCSIRNPWDKCISAYFHFGKDFNFKPRRRIAQKIRYPLLSKDQHRFLGWLHKGHPPIDRDKYLIEDKPCIDRFIRFENMKEDMKSICEDLGLPWNEDWLPRFRSETRNRSVQPADLYSKPAHALVHKRYAYEIETFNYQYTG; encoded by the coding sequence ATGAAGACCGTCAAAACCGCGGGCACTTCAACAGAGTCCTACTTCGAACGCTTTTGCATGCATGAAGGTGAATGGGAACCACTTCGCGAACGGGATTCTTACGAATCCGATGCAGGTATTATCGGTTTTCGTGGGCATTTAGGTGGACGAAAAATCAAATGGTACAACCACATGCCGGCTGCCGAGGTTAAGCAGCATGTCGGCGATGAGATATGGAACAGCTACTACAAGTTCTGTTCGATCCGTAACCCCTGGGATAAATGCATTTCCGCCTACTTCCATTTTGGTAAAGATTTCAACTTCAAGCCCCGGAGACGGATTGCCCAGAAAATCAGGTACCCATTACTATCGAAGGACCAACACCGCTTCCTGGGCTGGTTGCATAAAGGGCATCCTCCGATCGACAGAGATAAATACTTAATCGAGGACAAGCCCTGCATCGACAGATTTATTCGCTTCGAAAATATGAAAGAAGACATGAAGAGCATCTGTGAGGACCTCGGCCTACCCTGGAATGAGGATTGGCTACCGCGGTTCAGGTCGGAAACGCGGAATCGATCCGTACAACCCGCGGACCTGTATTCGAAGCCCGCACATGCCTTGGTTCATAAGCGTTATGCTTATGAGATTGAGACCTTCAATTATCAGTATACCGGGTAG